The sequence below is a genomic window from Sardina pilchardus chromosome 9, fSarPil1.1, whole genome shotgun sequence.
TTATTGTCCTTCAGTGTGACACATGAAATGCAAAGACTGATCATGATCAACACGGCATAATAGTCCACTcatgatacagtacatgcattgaTCAACACAATGACACCATAACGTTGACTGACTTTTTTGTGCGTGCCAGCTACAATGAGGATAATCAAGTTTAGCTTAGTCTATGATTCGGATGCCTCTGGTCAGAGGAACCATGAGATGAGCAGGGACACAAGCTTTATAAAGGctgcacttttttttattgctatTTGAAGTACCagcaggaaaacaaacaaacattattcCTTAACCTACGTCTAACGTACAATTATTAATGTATGGTTATGCAACATTTTGCAGCTCAAGGCAGACATAGTTTATGGGCAATCGTTATATGTACTTACTGACCATACTGAGAGGTATGAAAATCAAGAAAGACCACTTTAACCATGTACTTAACTGTACTACTAAGTAcaataagaaaaacaaaatcaggAGTTGAATTATTCTTCAGTGTGCAATGGTGACAGTAAAATTGAAACGTAAAACGTGCAAATTCTGTGAACAGTTTTCCAGCTTTGTCTACCAGCAGGACTAGGTGCTCTCTACCGTTATCTGTAATCTGAGATCTGTAAACATGTTCTTTACATTTTTtggctcttttttttcagtttgcaccAAAAACTATAAATGTGCATTCACAGATTGCATGCAAATAATGCATTTCAAAAGATGGTACTATGAAATCTCAACCACACACGAAGAACATGGAGGCTCTAGAAAATACACAAAGTGACCCAAGTCAAAGGTCAAACTTTCAGCCTGAAGAAATAATCTATTATGCTTCTACTTTACAaaaagtcatgtagaaaagaaAATGTTAATGTTATATGCTTCACATTCACAGTTTAGTCAAGCTTCTTTTGCAGAAGAACGTTAATGTATTACGCATGCTCAttttctcgccctctctctcacacacacacacacacaaatacactctcacactctcacacttactcacatacacacacacacacacacacacgattgcaGGGTTGATTGCCACTGATATAACTGGATTCCAGTCATCTATTCTGACACTGCAAAGAGAATAATGGAATGTTACAATCTACATAAAAAAAAGGATATACAAAGGAAAAACCCTTAGAGTTGTAAAGAACTGCTCTATGTTCCCAAATCATAGAGCGCTAATGGCAGCGTgacaaacaaaaaccaaacaaactgaAGCAGTAACTAATGAAGAGAAATCATCAGCCCTTTATGGAGTGTTGCCATGGGGACATGTCTGCACATGCTCAGTTTCACTGATGGGCGGGGACTGTGAACAAGGCTTCCTCTGCCAGGCGGGAAATATTTACATTCTGttgggagaaaagagaagacagTCAATAGACGTTGGAGGAAGGACGGGTTATAAATGACCTGATCAACTGCTCTGAGTATTACATACAGGGCTTTAAAGAGTAAAGAACATGTCTGTGCCTGAAGTTATCAAGACGGtaatggttatgggatttggcagaagcaacatacaaataacaatacaatagtaAAAATACACAGTAAACAATTAGTAAACAAATAATAACAAGTTGGAAAGACTACATTGAGGAGAACAGCAATAAtgaacaacaatgtcaattcaatcaaaaGCCAAATTAAACGAAACCAATACACTATACAAACCTTAACGCATAAGAAACGCTTAATAAACTGAGCGCATGTTGAAGAAATGTGCCTGTAAAACGGCCCAGCCCATGCCTGAACACACTAAGCCCTGTCCACATCCTGTGTTAAATGAGCAGCCCTGGTGAGCTCACCTCTGGCCTATCCCTGTGGGTGTTAACTGCCTCCACGTTGAGAAAGATGGACTCCACTTTACAACCTGCAGAAAAGCACAGAGCGCTTTAGGAACAGTGTGGGGTTACATGTCCATCATTGAACATGAATCTGAAGTTGCAAGCCAGTTGTTACACAAACTCCAAACTAAGTTTAAAAGTaatataaaacaaaacacactcaatGATGGGTCTTCATCTTGTGAAACGCCTATATGATGCAACATACATGAGAGTAACATAGTaatatataaaatgtataaCAAACATAAGAAACATGCGTTGTGTTGCCATCCCTGTTTCAAACAAATGTAGTATTGtgcagcacagcatagcatGTTCTCCCTATTAGCACCACTAGAGGGCTCCTTTGAGCAAGAGGTTCACTtcaggggccggtttcactaaggTAGTTTAGACTGGTCTATGGCTTAGATAGGTCTTAtgtttctttatagatcagtctaATGCAAGTAAGCCAGTTTCACAGAAGTTAAGACTATCTAATTttagacttaaaaaaatagaCACCTCACCCCCAGGCTAACGTGGGTCTAAAGGGCTATATCACCATGATAACAACAGAAAAGGTGCTAAATTACGTCAGCTTATCCATTTGAAGGCAGGCTAGCATGGCTAGCTAATGTACTGTAGGGCTTCAGTCCTATGAGTCAACAGCGTCTGCTTTAAACTAACCTGGCTAGATTAAGGCAACAATGTATGTTCCTGCCTACGAGTAAAATGTAAACGACCTCAAGTGTTATGCACATATTAAAAGAGCATGCGGACTGGTAGGTTGGTGGAAGTAACGTAGCTTcctagccagctaacgttacgCTGCCTCGATAGGTAAAGTGGGATAGAGCATGGGTAGGACAAGACGGTAGCAAAATATTTATCTGTTACGTTAGCCAGCAACGATAACCACACTAGCCACTATGCATGACACAATAAAAGTCTTTATACGTGTTAAACTCCTCCAAAATGCACAGTTTCTCTGAGTGAGTAAAAGCTACGTGGTTAGTTCATAGGTTAGTGTCCACTCGGTcggccatgttttttgttttgaaaagagtcttaaaatacccagattacccacaattctttgcatCTAGTCCTACTTAGGATAGTCGGTGTCTTAACTGCTTTGTACAACACTATTATTTAGACGTCTATGCTAAGTCTGACTATACCCTTAGTCTAAGTTATAGTCACAGTCTAtcttagtgaaaccggccccagaaCTCTCCATTCAAGAGAGTGGTTCTTACACTTCAGGTCTGTGGCTTCTGTATGATTACAGGGCTCTGAGGCCAAAAACAGGCCTATGTTTCACGGTGGTTAACAGTTATAATGGCAATCAAGCCACAATATCTGGAAATATATGGGTGGTGAGAATCAAATCACCACACTAAAAACTTGCCCATCAAACTTTATTGTCCTGTGGATAGTCAATAATATGCTTTGATTGTGGCAGGctgatgcatgcatgcatgcgtacgtgtttgtgtttgtgtgtctgtgtgtgtgtgtatctcaccataAGCCACTGGAGTAAGCTTCAGCACTGTGTGTAGAGGGCACTTCAGATAAGGAAGCTCATCTAAAAAGGGGATTAAAAACAGGCATAAAATCCATTAATAGACATTTATAAACTTCTCTGTGAAGTGAAGCACATCACAGGCCTGTACTATGCAGCAGGGCTTTGGGTTAGTGAGGGTACTTCAGGTTAAACCCTGGTTTTTAAGTATCAAAATGGTGGTTCGTTTTAGGACCAAAGCAAGTTATATTCAAAATAGATTGAAATGCAACACTACTTTTTACCaattttccttcatagctctaGAAGCAACTGTGTTTCAGTTGTTAAAATAGATTCAAATTCCTCATATTTGTTGAGGATTATAGGTTTGTTCCTCGAGTGAAATGTGTGGAAATAAATCTCTAAAATCCAACACCGCATCCAACAAATTGATCACCTCCACTGTGAAATTGCCTACAGTTCACTGCAGTTGTTATGGCAACTAATGTTGAACTAACTCTTTAGCATAGGCCCATGGACTAACTCTGTCTTTAGCTGCCTTATGTCCAATGCCCAATGCCCCTGCACTGAGGACACACCTGCACTCTTGTCCAGGAAGTAAGCCAGTAGGCAGCGCATGACGGCCTGGTGACAGACGACCAGAACATTCTCCTGGCGCTCCAGTTCCATGATCACAGGCTCCAGACGCTGGACTAGGTCCTCATAAGACtggagaataaaagagagagaaaaaaagcaaacatttaCACACGCATCTCCACGGTCCTGAGTTAGTGTGGCTGAGCAGGTATGTAAATACAGACTTCTACAGAAGACACAGAGAAAGGACGACTAGTCGAGCCAGCacattaaaaacaaatctgATGCAAAAGAGCGTGAGAAGAAATCTCCCCCTTTAATTAAGGCTTTTAAAATGGCATGTTTACCTTGCCACGACTCGGGCGGcagtatgtttttgtttttgagggTGAACATCGTCTGGCCTCTGGAGTAATTATGTTTGCACACAAATGCAACAGTTTGGCAGGGGCCAAGACTCCCACAATAAAAAGGAGGCACTGCGTAACTTGAGAGAGTGTTGTGTTGAAAGTCTGGAGGCAACTAAACAAAAGCATAAAAGATGAGACCGCATCCCACCTAGACGTTTAAACATGCTATTCTGATTTCTCCTCGCTAGCAAAAACAAATTCCAGATGTGATTCACTCACCACAGCAACTTGTTTTGTTACTGctaccttttctttctttcttttttttttttgtatattttttgggcttgttatgcctttaatgatagatacagtggagaatgacaggaagcgaatgggagagagagcaggggtgggatccggaaaggaccacggggcgggaatcgaacccgggtcgccggcgtacggtgcaggtgccccagccagttgcgccacaacTGGGGCCACTGCTACCTTTTCTATGCCCTTTGTGTGTAAGTGGGAATTGGCAAACTCTTACCTCTCCTTTAGGGTATCGGTAACGATACTTGTCCTGGTCTCGCAGGGCAAACTCCAGAGGAAAGTGGTCTTGAATCTCCTCGTACATCATCTCCTCACAAACTCCCTGGTACAGAGAAAAAGCCCCACACATCTTCAGATTCAGAGATTCATTTCATTACGAACACAAACCCACAGTGTTGATGGTCGAGACGTACGGCATCAATCTCGTTTAGGGCCTTCCACTGCTCGTAGGGGACGCTCAGGGCCTCTGCCGTTTGGATAGTCCTCTTCATCTGACTGGTCCACACCTTCAGGTCTTTGATGTTCTGCTCCTGGATGAAGCTGCCCAGACACTGGGCAAACTAATGAGAGAAACATCTAAATTAACTACCGAGTTGCAATAATGCAAGTTGTGATACATGGGTTCACagtgaccttgacctttgacctcaaggaTCAGTTTTTCAGTTCAAATTTGAAGCATGTGCACTGTTCAGATGTAGTGTAAACAAGAATAGGACTTTGATGGTCACAGTGAACTTGAAGTTTGACCTTGGAAATGTAATCAGTTCATCTTTGAGTGTAACTGATCATTCATTACCAAATTTGATCCACGTGCATTGAGGCGTTCTTGAGTTATCACATTCACAACAACCAGACATACAGATAACACAAAAACAATGCCTGTGACCATCAATACAACATCAGCAATACAATTTCTGTAGGCACTGCCCACGTTCAGCGATTGCAGTacggagtgtgtgtacatggataTCTGGTCCTTCTCAAAACAGGTTGCATCTTTGCCAAAAAGGGGGAATATGactgccacatactgtaggtaaaaaagaatgtggaaaacaaaacaaaacagctaaGGTAAGCTCAGCTCTGGCTAAAAAAGGCAACTTGAGGTGGTTAACGGTGCAGGTCATATACTGctgattaaaaacaaaactaCTAAACATGGCAGCTCGTACCTCTTTCCCTCGCATGGACAGCCCCGAGTCTCCCCCGATGCGGCCCTTGATGTTGAGGTCACTCTCCCCGTGCCGGCACAGGTAGATGGAGCGCGGCGTGATGTGGATGTTCATCAGGTAGTACACAATACGACTCTGGATGTGATCCTGGACCCGGTTCACCATGTACCGCCGACCCACATCCATAATCGTAATGTATGACAACGCCCTGGAAACAGAACGCTTTAGAACTTATAACTGTAAGTGATAACTAGGTTTTAAAAAGCAGCACGAAAAAGATAAGACTTCAATGACTGACATCTTTTCTCAATGTAGTACCCGGTGACAAAAATGtacaattgaaattgaatttgacTTTGAAGGCTGAATTTAAGAACATACCTGCAATACAAATGTCATCACTTCCAAAATGTGAAAATGGTCTCAGGAAGTCTTTGCCTACCTGTCCAAAACTTCATCAAGGGGCTGGTAGGAATTTTCATAGCACTTGATCCTCTTCATGAAATCCTCAATGGCTTCTTCTGTGTTGCAGTCGATGTAGTCAGGACTGCCCAGTTTAACTTGCTgcacacaggaagaggaagtcacataacaggaagcaCCTCCTGCATACAACAACTGGGCTATGCATGCACATAGATTATAAACGTTTACATacatgcaaactcacacacgtacacgcacacacataaacctctATGAAGGCAGAGGCTATATTTCATTGATGAGAAATGATTACAATTATTTCATAAATTACTCACCACAATGTTCTCTGCGATGACATTAGGGTCCTCACATACCGATTCAACAAAAAACACCTAGAGAAAAAGAAGACACGGAAATGTAACACCAACAGCcttacacaaaaacatacaacatttatttatttatttattttttaaaaacatgactTTTGTGACTTTTAGAATTTCAAAAGTGTTAAATGTAGCACAATACCTTATAGTCATTCTGCTCTGCAAATTTCATGATGGTGTGTCTCCTGTCGCGTGTGGTATTGGTGGCATCAAACACCTGGTGGAGAAGAGCATTTCATAGTTCATCAATAATGAATAAGAAAGCCTCTCTGCGCCGTGCTGCCTGCCCAGCTACCATAACAACTTACCGCCACTTgacctccctccacccccagaTACTCTCGGACATCGTTCAGCGCGGTCAGAGCACACTGCCTGTGAATAGTCAACCAAACCAGTTTTCATTAAACAAAGCAGCCaatagggaaaaaaaacaaaacaccacaatgcacacacacacacacacacacacacacacacacaccgagacacacaAAGGCTTTCTCACGCAAACACTCATGGAAGTACTGCCTCACGTCAACAGAACAGGACACACAAAGCCTCACCTGCGGATCTTCAGTCCCTCCTCGTTGTCTGGACGGAAAAACTCAAAGTTCTTGTAAATCTTCACACATTCTCTGCGGTACTGCCCCACATTAAATtctgaaacagacacagacacacagacacacacacacacacacacacacacacacacacacacacacacatacagtccttAAGAACTTAGCAATATACACCGAGGATCCTTAAGCAGAGTTTTCATTGTAGA
It includes:
- the LOC134092741 gene encoding 6-phosphofructo-2-kinase/fructose-2,6-bisphosphatase 4-like isoform X2; this encodes MRGSDRSLNTRNESQRVCMTNCPTLIVMVGLPARGKTYISKKLTRYLNWIGVPTKEFNVGQYRRECVKIYKNFEFFRPDNEEGLKIRRQCALTALNDVREYLGVEGGQVAVFDATNTTRDRRHTIMKFAEQNDYKVFFVESVCEDPNVIAENIVQVKLGSPDYIDCNTEEAIEDFMKRIKCYENSYQPLDEVLDRALSYITIMDVGRRYMVNRVQDHIQSRIVYYLMNIHITPRSIYLCRHGESDLNIKGRIGGDSGLSMRGKEFAQCLGSFIQEQNIKDLKVWTSQMKRTIQTAEALSVPYEQWKALNEIDAGVCEEMMYEEIQDHFPLEFALRDQDKYRYRYPKGESYEDLVQRLEPVIMELERQENVLVVCHQAVMRCLLAYFLDKSADELPYLKCPLHTVLKLTPVAYGCKVESIFLNVEAVNTHRDRPENVNISRLAEEALFTVPAHQ
- the LOC134092741 gene encoding 6-phosphofructo-2-kinase/fructose-2,6-bisphosphatase 4-like isoform X1; the protein is MMTSYEDEPMETSPRELTQNPLRKIWMPYKNGLPEKHIAQRKVCMTNCPTLIVMVGLPARGKTYISKKLTRYLNWIGVPTKEFNVGQYRRECVKIYKNFEFFRPDNEEGLKIRRQCALTALNDVREYLGVEGGQVAVFDATNTTRDRRHTIMKFAEQNDYKVFFVESVCEDPNVIAENIVQVKLGSPDYIDCNTEEAIEDFMKRIKCYENSYQPLDEVLDRALSYITIMDVGRRYMVNRVQDHIQSRIVYYLMNIHITPRSIYLCRHGESDLNIKGRIGGDSGLSMRGKEFAQCLGSFIQEQNIKDLKVWTSQMKRTIQTAEALSVPYEQWKALNEIDAGVCEEMMYEEIQDHFPLEFALRDQDKYRYRYPKGESYEDLVQRLEPVIMELERQENVLVVCHQAVMRCLLAYFLDKSADELPYLKCPLHTVLKLTPVAYGCKVESIFLNVEAVNTHRDRPENVNISRLAEEALFTVPAHQ